The following coding sequences are from one Gossypium hirsutum isolate 1008001.06 chromosome A12, Gossypium_hirsutum_v2.1, whole genome shotgun sequence window:
- the LOC107935349 gene encoding AAA-ATPase At1g43910: protein MASLLKELPSMSTILAAYASLSAMAMLIRTILNEMIPKPMQRFINTKFSDLASKYFSSNFTFIIEERWQAVYNETFRAVEVYLPTRIGPSTDKLLLGSNDINNPTSPPKRKIPSDCKIIDEFEGITLEWTLHVKESEKYYIPDKKTYHLTCKKRVRELVEQKYFPHIAKTAQTILSKREKLNIYTYNQDRSRWESAVFKHPARFETLAMEPELKQFIMDDLDSFVGRKDFFENVGRAWKRGYLLFGPPGTGKSSLVAAIANYLNYNVYDLQFQSVRNDADLRRILTSTTNRSILLIEDIDCSTKISKDRGKLKNDREKEGEDGRTDRPSAIDPGVTLSGLLNFIDGLWSSCGNERIIIFTTNHKEKLDPALLRPGRMDVHIHMGYCTPTGFRKLATTYLGIKDDKLFGPIDDLIKVVEVTPAEVAQQLMIKSDDPEAALHGLITYLNTKKDKVGEDVIQQEEEAKDENDKNDGNQTKGPDESKTGCIYLS from the exons ATGGCTTCCCTTTTGAAAGAGCTACCTTCCATGTCTACCATCCTTGCTGCTTATGCCTCCCTTTCAGCAATGGCCATGTTAATCCGTACAATCCTGAATGAAATGATTCCGAAACCGATGCAAAGGTTTATCAACACCAAATTCTCTGATCTGGCATCCAAATACTTCTCCTCCAACTTCACTTTCATCATTGAAGAACGCTGGCAAGCTGTTTATAATGAAACGTTTCGAGCTGTTGAGGTCTACCTTCCTACCCGAATCGGCCCTTCCACCGACAAACTTCTCCTCGGCTCCAATGACATTAACAACCCAACGTCGCCGCCGAAACGGAAGATCCCTTCCGATTGCAAAATCATCGATGAATTCGAAGGTATAACCTTGGAGTGGACTCTGCATGTTAAAGAATCGGAAAAGTACTACATCCCTGATAAAAAAACCTATCACTTGACGTGCAAGAAAAGAGTTAGGGAACTTGTTGaacaaaagtattttccccataTAGCGAAGACAGCTCAAACAATCTTGAGCAAGCGAGAAAAGCTCAACATCTATACCTATAACCAAGATCGTTCCAGGTGGGAATCGGCTGTTTTCAAGCACCCGGCAAGGTTCGAGACTTTGGCTATGGAGCCAGAGCTGAAGCAGTTCATAATGGATGACCTTGACTCATTTGTGGGACGCAAGGATTTCTTTGAAAACGTTGGGAGGGCTTGGAAACGTGGCTACCTTTTGTTTGGTCCTCCAGGGACTGGCAAATCTTCACTGGTAGCTGCAATTGCAAATTACTTGAACTACAACGTGTATGATCTCCAGTTCCAAAGTGTTCGAAATGATGCCGATCTTAGACGTATACTTACATCCACCACAAACCGCTCCATTCTTCTAATTGAAGATATAGATTGCAGCACAAAGATTTCAAAAGATCGTGGCAAGTTAAAAAATGACCGTGAGAAGGAAGGCGAAGATGGAAGAACCGATCGTCCTTCAGCCATTGATCCTGGA GTAACATTGTCGGGACTATTGAATTTCATTGATGGACTGTGGTCGAGCTGTGGGAATGAAAGGATCATCATCTTCACGACGAATCACAAAGAGAAGTTGGACCCTGCTCTGTTGCGGCCAGGGCGCATGGATGTGCATATTCATATGGGATATTGTACTCCAACAGGATTCAGAAAACTTGCAACTACATATCTTGGAATCAAAGATGATAAGCTCTTTGGTCCCATTGATGACCTGATTAAGGTTGTTGAGGTTACCCCAGCTGAAGTGGCGCAACAATTGATGATCAAAAGTGATGACCCTGAAGCTGCTCTCCATGGTCTCATTACGTACCTTAACACGAAAAAGGATAAAGTTGGAGAAGATGTGATTcaacaagaagaagaagcaaaagaTGAAAATGACAAGAATGATGGAAATCAAACAAAAGGACCTGATGAAAGTAAAACTGGTTGCATATATCTTTCTTAG
- the LOC107935354 gene encoding probable ubiquitin-conjugating enzyme E2 16: protein MSSSSASSRKALSKIACNRLQKELVEWQVNPPSGFKHKVTDNLQRWVIEVNGAAGTLYTNETYQLQVDFPEHYPMEAPQVIFLQPAPLHPHIYSNGHICLDILYDSWSPAMTVSSICISILSMLSSATVKQCPEDNDRYVKNCRNGRSPKQTRWWFHDDKV, encoded by the exons ATGAGCAGCTCTTCCGCCTCTTCTCGCAAG GCACTAAGTAAAATTGCGTGCAATCGGCTGCAAAAGGAACTGGTAGAGTGGCAGGTCAACCCTCCTTCTGGTTTCAAACACAAAGTCACTGATAATCTTCAAAG gtGGGTGATTGAAGTAAATGGAGCTGCGGGAACTTTGTACACCAATGAAACCTATCAGCTTCAAGTGGATTTCCCTGAACATTACCCTATGGAAGCTCCCCAG GTGATATTCCTTCAACCGGCACCTCTCCATCCACATATTTATAGCAATGGCCATATTTGTTTAG ATATCTTATATGATTCATGGTCCCCAGCCATGACAGTTAGTTCTATCTGTATCAGCATTCTCTCCATGCTATCAAGCGCAACTGTGAAG CAATGCCCTGAAGACAACGATCGCTATGTAAAGAACTGTAGAAATGGTCGATCTCCAAAGCAGACCAGGTGGTGGTTCCATGATGACAAAGTTTAA